Genomic window (Pseudovibrio brasiliensis):
AACTCAAAGGAATTGACGGGGGCCCGCACAAGCGGTGGAGCATGTGGTTTAATTCGAAGCAACGCGCAGAACCTTACCAGCCCTTGACATTTGGCGCTACATCGGGAGACCGATGGTTCCCTTCGGGGACGTCAGGACAGGTGCTGCATGGCTGTCGTCAGCTCGTGTCGTGAGATGTTGGGTTAAGTCCCGCAACGAGCGCAACCCTCGCCCTTAGTTGCCAGCATTTAGTTGGGCACTCTAGGGGGACTGCCGGTGATAAGCCGGAGGAAGGTGGGGATGACGTCAAGTCCTCATGGCCCTTACGGGCTGGGCTACACACGTGCTACAATGGCGGTGACAGTGGGCAGCGACCTCGCGAGAGGAAGCTAATCTCCAAAAGCCGTCTCAGTTCGGATTGTTCTCTGCAACTCGAGAGCATGAAGTTGGAATCGCTAGTAATCGCGTAACAGCATGACGCGGTGAATACGTTCCCGGGCCTTGTACACACCGCCCGTCACACCATGGGAGTTGGTTTTACCCGAAGGCGCTGTGCTAACCGCAAGGAGGCAGGCGACCACGGTAGGGTCAGCGACTGGGGTGAAGTCGTAACAAGGTAGCCCTAGGGGAACCTGGGGCTGGATCACCTCCTTTCTAAGGATCGGTCTTCAGTTCACTTGTGAATTATTGACTGGTTTTTTGAACATAGCAGGCTTGACCTGCAAAGATGGCGAAGCCGCCGTCTTCGTTTCTCTTTCTTAAGTAGATTGCTTAAAGGTTCGGTAGCTCATTTGAGCGCGCCATTGGTAACAATGGGTCGGTAGCTCAGGTGGTTAGAGCGCACGCCTGATAAGCGTGAGGTCGGAGGTTCAAGTCCTCCTCGACCCACCAAACTTTTAAGTTTACGGAATATGATTGGATTGCCGGAGCGCTTAGCGCGACTAGGATCGAACGATCCGCCGAGCAGACACTTCAAGGAAGGTGTCATGTGCTAGGTTTTCCCATCAAGAATGGGGCCTTAGCTCAGCTGGGAGAGCGCCTGATTTGCATTCAGGAGGTCAGGAGTTCGATCCTCCTAGGCTCCACCAACGCCTTTTTGAAAGAAAAGTCGGTTCCTAATCTACTGAGAGAGTATTCGTTTTGCGAGCTTGGTTCTCAAGCTTGCTTGTTCTGTGACATTTTGAAGAGAAGACATGATTGGCCGCTTGCCGCGCCAGACCTTTTAAAGGTTTGCGGTGAGTGACAGCTAGCCAGTTAACATGATCCGCAAGGATTGTGTCCATGGGGGCGCTTGACCGCTGCCCCGCCAGTTGTGTCTCATGAACTGGTCTAGACATACATTTATGTATGTCTTTGATACATATTGATCTATTCAATGTGTGCCAAGTTGAAATCAAGCTTTGCTTTTGTTGGTTTTAGTCTGCAGTCTTCGGATTGTTTATGATTATTGCTAATGAGAGTGATCAAGTGTCTTAAGGGCATTTGGTGGATGCCTTGGCGACTAGAGGCGATGAAAGACGTGATACGCTGCGATAAGCGTCGGGGAGCTGCGAATAAGCTTTGATCCGGCGATTTCTGAATGGGGCAACCCACACCTTTATGGTGTACCCGCAAGGGGGCAAACCCGGGGAACTGAAACATCTAAGTACCCGGAGGAAAGGACATCAACCGAGACTCCGCTAGTAGTGGCGAGCGAACGCGGACCAGGCCAGTGGTCATATTTTAAGAACCGGAACAAGTTGGGAAACTTGGCCTTAGTGGGTGATAGCCCCGTACGGGTAGAAAGATTTATGATCCTTGAGTAGGGCGGAACACGTGAAATTCTGTCTGAACATGGGGGGACCACCCTCCAAGCCTAAGTACTCCTAGTCGACCGATAGCGCACCAGTACCGTGAGGGAAAGGTGAAAAGTACCCCGACGAGGGGAGTGAAATAGTACCTGAAACCGAATGCCTACAAACAGTTGGAGCCCGTAAGGGTGACAGCGTACCTTTTGTATAATGGGTCAGCGACTTAATTTAACGAGCAAGCTTAAGCCGATAGGTGTAGGCGTAGCGAAAGCGAGTCTTAATAGGGCGTTTTAGTTCGTTGGATTAGACCCGAAACCGAGTGATCTAGCCATGAGCAGGTTGAAGGTGCGGTAACACGCACTGGAGGACCGAACCCACGAATGTTGAAAAATTCGGGGATGACTTGTGGCTAGGGGTGAAAGGCCAATCAAACTCGGAAATAGCTGGTTCTCCGCGAAATCTATTTAGGTAGAGCGTCCTGTGAATACTCCTGGGGGTAGAGCACTGGATGGGCTATGGGGGCTCACCGCCTTACTGATCCTAACCAAACTCCGAATACCAGGAAGTACTGCAGGGCAGACACACAGTGGGTGCTAACGTCCATTGTGGAGAGGGAAACAACCCTGACCGCCAGTTAAGGTCCCTAAGTTATGGCTAAGTGGGAAAGGATGTAGAGATCCCAAAACAACCAGGATGTTGGCTTAGAAGCAGCCATCATTTAAAGAAAGCGTAACAGCTCACTGGTCTAAATAAGGGTCTCCGCGCCGAAAATGTACCGGGGCTAAAGCCATACACCGAAACTGCGGGCTTGTCTTTGACAAGCGGTAGCGGAGCGTTCTGTAAGCTGATGAAGGTGGACCCGTGAGGGCTGCTGGAAGTATCAGAAGTGCGAATGCTGACATGAGTAACGATAAAGAGGGTGAGAGACCCTCTCGCCGAAAGTCCAAGGGTTCCTGCGCAACGCTAATCGGCGCAGGGTTAGCCGGCCCCTAAGGCGAGGCCGAAAGGCGTAGTCGATGGGAACGGGGTTAATATTCCCCGGCCAGTGGGTAGTGACGGATGCCGTGTATCGTATCTCCTTATTGGATTGGAGATGCGGTGAAGGTGTTCCTGGAAATAGCTCCCACGCTAAGACCGTACCCGAAACCGACACAGGTGGACAGGTAGAGTATACCAAGGCGCTTGAGAGAACTGTGCTGAAGGAACTCGGCAAATTGCTCCCGTAAGTTCGCGAGAAGGGAGCCCAATATGAAGGCAACTTTGTATTGGGGGCACAGAATAGGGGGTTGCGACTGTTTATCAAAAACACAGGGCTCTGCGAAGCCGCAAGGCGACGTATAGGGTCTGACGCCTGCCCGGTGCTGGAAGGTTAAGAGGAGGTGTGCAAGCACCGAATTGAAGCCCCAGTAAACGGCGGCCGTAACTATAACGGTCCTAAGGTAGCGAAATTCCTTGTCGGGTAAGTTCCGACCTGCACGAATGGCGTAACGACTTCCCCGCTGTCTCCAGCACAGACTCAGTGAAATTGAATTCCCCGTGAAGATGCGGGGTTCCTGCGGTCAGACGGAAAGACCCCGTGCACCTTTACTACAGCTTCACACTGGTATTCGTGATGACATGTGTAGGATAGGTGGTAGGCGTTGAACCCCGGGCGCCAGCTCGGGTGGAGCCATCCTTGAAATACCACCCTTGTCCTCATGGATATCTAACCGCGGTACTACAATATCCGGGACCGTGTGTGGCGGGTAGTTTGACTGGGGCGGTCGCCTCCCAAATGGTAACGGAGGCGCGCGAAGGTAGGCTCAGAGCGGTCGGAAATCGCTCGTTGAGTGCAATGGCATAAGCCTGCCTGACTGCGAGACTGACAAGTCGAGCAGAGACGAAAGTCGGTCATAGTGATCCGGTGGTCCCTCGTGGAAGGGCCATCGCTCAACGGATAAAAGGTACGCCGGGGATAACAGGCTGATGATGCCCAAGAGTCCATATCGACGGCATTGTTTGGCACCTCGATGTCGGCTCATCGCATCCTGGGGCTGGAGCAGGTCCCAAGGGTTTGGCTGTTCGCCAATTAAAGCGGTACGTGAGCTGGGTTCAGAACGTCGCGAGACAGTTCGGTCCCTATCTGCCGTGGGTGTAGGAAATTTGAGAGGATCTGTCCCTAGTACGAGAGGACCGGGATGGACGAACCTCTGGTGGACCTGTTGTGGCGCCAGCCGCATTGCAGGGTAGCTATGTTCGGAATGGATAACCGCTGAAGGCATCTAAGCGGGAAACCAACCTCAAAACAAGATATCCCTTGAGAGCCGTGGAAGACCACCACGTCGATAGGAGGCATGTGGAAGGGTGGTAACATCCGAAGCTGAGCCTTACTAATAGCTCGATCGATCTTGATCACTCCCATTAAGCTATAATCATAAAAGCTGCTAAAACGCAGAGCTTGAAAAAAAATAAAACAGACCAGTTCATGAATGAATAATGTGACTTATTCCTGCCCGGTGGCTATGGCGGGGCGCCCCCACCCGATCCCATCCCGAACTCGGAAGTGAAACGCCCCTGCGCCAATGGTACTTCGTCTTAAGACGCGGGAGAGTAGGACGCCGCCGGGCATGAATAAAACACATAACCTCTCAAAATAAACAGAACAACTAATCAAACAAAAAGCCCCTGACGCAAAAGCGCAGGGGCTTTTTGCGTTTGGAAGCGGATGTGAGGTGGGGGCGGAATAAGCCGACAGTGCTCTCCTCGAAAACTTCAAGCCTCTAAAGCTGGGCCCTTCAAGAAACACTCATCAAATCAGCGGCCAGAAATGTATACTCCCACCTCCCTTGCTGCACGTTAGTCGCCTGCAGCTGAGCCTTGCAGGTGCACTTCGTCTTCTCATCGGGCATGGCTGCCTGCTTCCCCGGAACACATTATTTAGTTGTCAAAGAGCGCGGGCTTGGCCCGAATTAGTTGCTGGTTGGCGTTGTTTGGATAGTGAAGCTTGTTTAGGTCGTGGTCCATTCCCGTAATGTTCTCCTTAAATCTCCGGTGCTAGTGAGTTGGTGGCTGGAAACGGGTTCCGGTTTGCGGTTAGCGTGAAACCGGGGCTTGAGGCGGAGCTCTGTTTGAGCGTTTGGTGGAATGCATAAGACTTGACGGCCTGGTGCTCAGTAGGAGCTCGACAGCGGGCGCACTGCAAAATTGGGCGTAGAGTTGCCTATGCGCTTGGCCGTTAGGTCTGAGGGGTGAATTGGCAGGTTGATGAACCGCCTGCTCAACTAATGTTTGAGGAAGCTGTTGGTGTAGACCAAAAGGCGTGAGCTTGTGGGCGATCTGGGCAGGATGATGGAGTTGTTTTGAGCAAAGAGCCGATCAGACAGATGTGGCTGAGAGGAACTAGCGCGCAGTATAGAAGGCTGAATAGTGTGCGGCGTTATCCGAATACCGGCTCTGTCGGAGGTTATGCCAAAGGCCTGCAGGTTGCAGGCTGAAGTTCTGCTGCCATTGCCATGAGAGAGATGAAATAAGATGGGATGAAGGGCACGTTCCTGTGAGGTTGTGACCTGCGTGCGAGGGGCAGTAGCCAGTCATCACACGCCTCTTTGTGGATCACTTCAGTTTTGCGTTGCTATGTGCGTTCGTTTGAAAGATTTGCGTGCCACCTGCGTTGATCGGTGGGAAATGAGCTCTCATAGGGATTGCAGCTGTTGTGTTGAAGGGCTGGGATGCGTGCCGTCCAGTGGGATTATGCAGGCATATGAGGGACCTAGTCTGGAGACCAGCTTCATGCCGCGAATAAAAGTTATCCTCTTGCTTTGCCGCCAGGTTTTTACAAACCACTGAAACAGTGCGGGGATACGGCGGGAACAACTGCCACAAAGGCTGAGGCAGTCTGTGAGAATATGAAGCCAGATGAGATGGCGTGTAAGCTAATGAATGTGGCTCTCATGGTCCCAGGTACTGGCGCTCCCCCTCGCTCAGAGTTATCCCCTCAACCGCAGCAACCAACACTCTGCCATCTGTAATGTACTCAAGATCATCAGCCTGTGTAACGGGGAAGCCCAACATCGGCATCATGACCGTGCCGATTAAACCTTTGCTCGCAACTGCGCTTCAGCAAATCCCGGTCCCGGTCAACATCTGGCGCAATGCCATGCAGCAGTGCAGGGATGAACTGGTAGAGTTGCGTCAGAAATCACGAGGCGCTCATCCCAGAGCGCCCCGCATATCTCATCCCGTTACCCAAACATATCCGTGGTAATCCCGGCGTACCAACCAAGGCTTTCCTCGTAGGTTTGCTTGCGCAGGGCGTCGTCCTCGTTGTTTTGGGAGATGAAGCCGTCGACCTTGGCGATTTTTTCGTCCGTGGCCACATAACTGGCGCCAACTTTCACGCCGTTGTCCGTGGAGATCAGGGACCAGCAGGTGTTGGAGAAGCGTGGTTTGAAGGCGCGTGAACTGGTGAGGGCATGGCGGATGGCCATGGCAGCCGCTTTAGCCTGGCTGTTGGCGGAATAGGCAGACTTGGGCATGTCGCCGTTCTGGGTGGCATCGCCAAGCACGTGAATGTTTTCGTCCATCTGACTCTGCAATGTTGCCGGAACGATCGGACACCAACCCTTCTCATTGGTCAGACCAGCCTGTTGCGCAATGCTGCCAGCCTGCATGGGTGGGATCACGTTCACCACATCCGCTTTGACGGTCTCATCCTCCATCACCACTTCCATGGTGTTTGGATCAACGCGCTGAACTCCGCCGGTGAACTCATCTGTCAGCCAATCGACCATGCCCGGGTAGTGCGTTTCCCAGCCTTCCATGAACAGACCCTGTTTGGAGAACTTCTCTTTCGGATCAAGGATGAGGATCTTGGCAGTTGGATTACGCTGCTTCAGCACATGGGCGACCATAGAGATACGCTCATAAGGGCCGGGAGGGCAACGGTACGGGTTAGGCGGTGCAACCATGGCAAAGGTTCCACCTTCCGGCATGGCCTCAATCTGAGCCTTCAGCAACTGTGTCTGCGTGCCGGCTTTGTAGGCGTGAGGCATTTTGGTCTGCGCAGTCACATCCCAGCCTTCAATGGAATCTTTGATAAAGTCGATACCCGGCGACAGAACCAACCGGTCGTAGGAAATCGCGTCGCCGCCTGCGAGACGAACTTCTTTTTTCTCCCGGTCAACGGCAGAGGCCCAATCGTGCACGACCGTCACACCATACTCGCTTGCAAGCTTTCCGTAGGAATGCGCCAGATTGGACATGGGCTGGAAGCCACCAATGGCAAGGTTGGAGAAGAAGCAGGTGTAATAGGTACGGGAAGGTTCGATCAGGATCACCTCAATCGCGCCTTTGGAATCCTTGGCGATGTAGCGTGCAGCTGTTGCCCCACCGGCTCCGCCGCCAACAATGACGACACGTGGCCGCTTTTGCCCCAAAGCCATAGGGGAGGACAAGAGCGCTGCACCGGCAGCAGCTGTTCCCAGAAAACGACGTCGGTTCAAAATCATAAGTCAATTCCTCCCTAAAAATATCGATAGCGCTCGCTGTTAAATGGCGAGCGCTTTAATCCAGGCCTTTGAAATAAGCCGCCAGAGCGGCGATCTCCTCCTCCGAGAGCCGCTTGGCGATCATCTGCATAACGGGATGGGGTCGGTGTCCTTTCTTATAGGCGCGCAAAGCAATCACGAAATCCGGTTGCGGCCAGCCTGTGATGGCAGGGATCCCTTTGTCCGCTCCGCTGGATTGATGGCAACTGGTGCATTCCCCAGAAAGATACTCACCATATTCTGCATCGCCGTCCAGATAGGTTTCTTCATGAAGGCTTGGCGCATCCTGTTTCAAAAGGCTGGCAGACGCCTCCGGAATGTTGGCTGGGCTGACGGAGAACTGGCGCAAGTAGGCAAGAAGATCAGAGCGATCCTTCTCTTTTCTCATGCCCCGGTAGTTCATGCGCGTGCCAGAAACCAGGTTCTTCGGATTTTGAATGTAAATGTTCAGCGTGTCGATGTTCCAGCGCAGGCCATCTGCTCCAGCGCGTTTCATGGCTTTGGAGTACTTGGCGCCTTCAATGCTGGCCGCCTTGCGGTCAAACACGCCATTCAGGTGAGGCCCGATGCGGTTCTTGGCATCCTTGCCAACATCATGGCAGCGCAGGCAGGCATTGAACAAGCGCTCACCACGCGCAACATCCTGCGCAGCGGCAATGGAGACCGCCCCTGACAGGAAACCAAGCGCAACAAGGCTGGAGGCTGCGCACCTGCGAAAACTGGCAGAAGTTTTTGTGTGCAGGGCGCGCAACGCTGAAAGTGGGAAGCAGTTTGCTACACTCGGGGAAATAGCAAACTGCTTCAAGAGAGCAGGTATCGTGGCTCTCATTGGGAGTGGCTCTTCAGAAACTCAATGAGGGCTACGCGGTCTTTTTCCTTCTTAAGACCGGCAAACGTCATCTTCGTCCCCTTCACAAATTTCTTTGGCTTTGTCAGGAAGGCATCCAGATTTTCATCGGACCAGACAAGACCGTCACCATTGAGCTGTTTCAGTGCCTTGGAATATTTGAAGCCGGAAACCACAGCCGCCTGCTGGCCGATAATGTCATTCAGGATAGGACCAACCTTGTTCTTGGCTTTCTCACCAACCTGATGGCAGGCCTTACACTTTTTAAAGACCTTGGCGCCTTTCTTGATGAGCGCCTCATCAAGGGCCACCGGTTCTGGTGAAGGAGCAGGTTCGGCGGCTGGTGTTGGCTCTGCTGAGGCTACCTCTTCAGCTTTTGGGGCCTTTGGTGCCGCAGCAGCTTCCTCTGCAGCCTTGGTTTCTTCCGGTGTCACATCCAGAACCTGAGCCCGTGCGGTGATCTTCACCTCCGCTTTACAGTCCTTCATGCAGACATCGCGCTTTTTGAAGACCGGCGACTCTTCACGATCGTCCAGGTAAAACCCGTCTTCATTGGGCAGGCGAACGGACGTAAAGTTCTCTTGGCTCAGTTCAAAGTCATCCTCCACCAGATCATTGGCATAAAGCAGGAAGGCGGTGATGGCGTAAACTTCATCCGGCTTGAGTGACTGCGCCTCGCCAAACGGCATGGCGCGGTTCACGTAATCAAACACGGTGGACAGGTAAGGCCAATAAGAGCCAATGGTTTTAACTGGCCGCTCAGAGGTCAGCGTGCCGTCACCGCCGGAAAGCACCGGCCAGCGATCAACGCCCTCGGCAAAGTCACCATGACAGACAGCGCAGCGTTCAGCAAAAATCTCTTCGCCTTGCTCCACGTTTCCGCGCCCGGCAGGCAACCCCTGACCATCAGGACGCACGTCGATGTTCCAGGCCGCCACCTCAGCAGGGGTTGCTGCACGGCCAAGATTGAAGGAACCAGCTGTCGCAGCTGAGGTGAGCAACAGCGTTCCTGTTGCCAGAACACTAAGAAATTTCAACATTTTCCGCCTCACCATTTTCGCCAACGTACCAGGTGTGGATTCCGTTGTTGTGGTAGATGGAGTTTTCGCCGCGAACAGCGCGAAGCTCATCTTTTGTTGGCTGTACATAGCCGGTGGAATCGTGCGCGCGGGATTGCAGCAGCAGTGGCTTTCCATCCCAGTCGAACTCGAAATAGAAACGGTGCATGGACTTGTCGAAGCTTGGGCCGTCCATTCTGGCCGCATGCCAGTTCTTGCCGCCGTCCAGTGTGATGTCCACCCGTGGAATGGTGCCGCGCCCGGACCATGCCAGACCTGAGATGATGGTGTGACCGTTCCTGTGCAGGATAGGGGCCTGCGGGCTTGGGTTGGTGATGACGGACTTACAGTCCATTTCCCACGTAAACCGTCGCGCCTTACCGTTCTCCATCAGATCAGTGTACTTGGAAGTCTCTTCGCGGTGGTGCCATGGCTCATCGCCCACCTCAATGCGGCGCAGCCACTTGATCCACATGTTGCCTTCCCAACCCGGAACCACCAGACGCAGCGGGTAGCCTTGTTCAGGACGAAGCGCTTCACCGTTCATCTTGAAGGCGACCAGACAGTCGTCGAGGGCTTTCTGCAAAGGAATGGAGCGTGTCATAGCAGAGGCATCAGCACCTTCTGGCATCAACCATTTGGCGTTGGTCTTCAGGCCGGCTTCTTCCAGCAGCAACCGCAATGGAACGCCGGTGTACATCACGTTATGGATCATGCCATGCGTGAACTGACAGCCATTCAGCTGCGCCCCGCGCCATTCCATACCGGAGTTGGCAGCGCATTCCAGAAAGTACACCCGGTTCTCACGCGGGAAGCGCAGAATGTCTTCCATGGTGAAAACAAGTTCCTTGTCCACCAAACCGTTGATCATCAGGCGGTGCTGTGCCGGATCAACATGTGCCACGCCGCCGTGGTGGCGTTCAAAGCACAGGCCGTTCGGGGTGATGATACCGTCCAGCTCATGCAGAGGCGTGAAGTTGATGGAGCTGACGCGGTCAGCGGTGAGCCACTCCACGGTGCGCCGCTTTACATGTGCCTCAAACTTGGAGGGCATGCCATAAGGCATCGCGTCCACGCCATCGCCCAGCTCCTGCATCCAGGGCTGCAGGTTGGTGATGGCCGGATCATCTGCCCGGGCCGGAAGCGCAGCGCCAGTTAAGGCAGCTCCACTCAGCAAGGCCCCGCCTTTCAGGAGGTTTCGGCGGGTAGGTGACTTTAGTCTTTCACTCATGTCAATTACTCGTCATCTCAAAATCTAAAGGGGCTCGCCTCACACGCCTGTGACGCGAACCGTAGAGTTGGGGTCCATTGTGATGGTGCCTTTGCGGCTGATGTAATCTTCAACCACCTGCCAGATCTCAGGGCCTTCCGTGTCCTCGCCAACAGAGGCCCAGCCCGAAACCACGTAGGTCTTGGCTGGATCAATAGCTTCACCGGTTTTCAGCAGCGTCATGTTGGAAACGCGCTCACCCACCGGCTTGGAAACGTCGATGGAGTAGCCCATGCCGCCCACGCGAACCATGTCACCACCCTGCTGGTAATACGGGTCCGGGTTGAACAGGTTGTCCGCTACATCCTCTAAAATTTCATGCAGGTACTGACCGGTCATCTCGGTGCGGTACGCATTCGGATAGGTCATGCTGGTGGCGTTGTGGATGTCTTCGCGGGTGATGTTGTCGCCCGGCAGCAGGGATGGTCCCCAGCGGAAGCCCGGAGACAGCGCAATATCCGCATCCCGCTCCTCAATCAGCGCCTGACAGATCAGGTCATCCCACGTGCCGTTGAAGTTGCCTCGGCGATAAAGCAGGCTGTCGGTAGTGCCGATAACTTCTTCCAGCTCCTCCTTGAATGGTGCCCGCTCTTTCTCAATCAGAGCCGCCATCTCAGGGTCTGGCTCGATCACATCGGAGAACACAGGGATCAGCTTGTAAGTAAAGTCTTTGATGCCGTTCTTGTCTACGTCCAGATCCAGACGGGAGACAAACTTGCCGTTGGAACCAGATGCGATGATCATGGTCTCACCGACCTTCACCGGCTCAGGCACCGCATC
Coding sequences:
- a CDS encoding NAD(P)/FAD-dependent oxidoreductase — protein: MILNRRRFLGTAAAGAALLSSPMALGQKRPRVVIVGGGAGGATAARYIAKDSKGAIEVILIEPSRTYYTCFFSNLAIGGFQPMSNLAHSYGKLASEYGVTVVHDWASAVDREKKEVRLAGGDAISYDRLVLSPGIDFIKDSIEGWDVTAQTKMPHAYKAGTQTQLLKAQIEAMPEGGTFAMVAPPNPYRCPPGPYERISMVAHVLKQRNPTAKILILDPKEKFSKQGLFMEGWETHYPGMVDWLTDEFTGGVQRVDPNTMEVVMEDETVKADVVNVIPPMQAGSIAQQAGLTNEKGWCPIVPATLQSQMDENIHVLGDATQNGDMPKSAYSANSQAKAAAMAIRHALTSSRAFKPRFSNTCWSLISTDNGVKVGASYVATDEKIAKVDGFISQNNEDDALRKQTYEESLGWYAGITTDMFG
- a CDS encoding c-type cytochrome yields the protein MRATIPALLKQFAISPSVANCFPLSALRALHTKTSASFRRCAASSLVALGFLSGAVSIAAAQDVARGERLFNACLRCHDVGKDAKNRIGPHLNGVFDRKAASIEGAKYSKAMKRAGADGLRWNIDTLNIYIQNPKNLVSGTRMNYRGMRKEKDRSDLLAYLRQFSVSPANIPEASASLLKQDAPSLHEETYLDGDAEYGEYLSGECTSCHQSSGADKGIPAITGWPQPDFVIALRAYKKGHRPHPVMQMIAKRLSEEEIAALAAYFKGLD
- a CDS encoding c-type cytochrome, which gives rise to MLKFLSVLATGTLLLTSAATAGSFNLGRAATPAEVAAWNIDVRPDGQGLPAGRGNVEQGEEIFAERCAVCHGDFAEGVDRWPVLSGGDGTLTSERPVKTIGSYWPYLSTVFDYVNRAMPFGEAQSLKPDEVYAITAFLLYANDLVEDDFELSQENFTSVRLPNEDGFYLDDREESPVFKKRDVCMKDCKAEVKITARAQVLDVTPEETKAAEEAAAAPKAPKAEEVASAEPTPAAEPAPSPEPVALDEALIKKGAKVFKKCKACHQVGEKAKNKVGPILNDIIGQQAAVVSGFKYSKALKQLNGDGLVWSDENLDAFLTKPKKFVKGTKMTFAGLKKEKDRVALIEFLKSHSQ
- the soxC gene encoding sulfite dehydrogenase, whose product is MSERLKSPTRRNLLKGGALLSGAALTGAALPARADDPAITNLQPWMQELGDGVDAMPYGMPSKFEAHVKRRTVEWLTADRVSSINFTPLHELDGIITPNGLCFERHHGGVAHVDPAQHRLMINGLVDKELVFTMEDILRFPRENRVYFLECAANSGMEWRGAQLNGCQFTHGMIHNVMYTGVPLRLLLEEAGLKTNAKWLMPEGADASAMTRSIPLQKALDDCLVAFKMNGEALRPEQGYPLRLVVPGWEGNMWIKWLRRIEVGDEPWHHREETSKYTDLMENGKARRFTWEMDCKSVITNPSPQAPILHRNGHTIISGLAWSGRGTIPRVDITLDGGKNWHAARMDGPSFDKSMHRFYFEFDWDGKPLLLQSRAHDSTGYVQPTKDELRAVRGENSIYHNNGIHTWYVGENGEAENVEIS